The genomic DNA GATTGTATCAGACCAACAGTGCGTCCCAAGTACTTTGCTTGGGTAGAAGCATCTGTCAACACCGGATTAGCTCTAGGGCCTGGTATCGGAAGTATGCTCCTCTTGAAGTTCAACTCAGTTCCCCTCGTGTTATCCATCAcatttcttgtttctttgatttATACCGCTACAGTGTATTTCTGTGTCCCAGAATCAAGAACCATTAAAGCCAGAAGACAGTCTCAAACAGCCTATACCAGTGCGATAAATGAGAGAAGACAAAGACATTTAGAACGCGACTCCAGTCTCCTCGAGCAGTACCTGGATGCCATTAACGTATTCAGACCACTGGCACAGCTGTCCTTCCCACATAttgacagcagaagagaCCTTCACAATGCCTGGTTATTAATTATAATTGTTACAGTTCCATCTGGTCTTGGTGTGGGTTTGTCTCAACTCTTCGTCATGTATCCAGAAACTGTGTTTAAATGGACATCAGTCCAAACTGGGTACCTGTTATCAATGATGGGCACTATCAAGTCGTGTTCACTAGCAATTGTTTTTCCCAGTTTTTACCGAATACTGGAATATTTCTGGAATGCCCGAGTAGACAAGCTCGATAAAATCGATGCTGTGCTCGTTCGCGTAGGAATTATTGGCTACTCAATTGGATACTGTGGAGTAGCCTTGGCCCGCCAAGGGTCTATTTTCACAAGTGGTATTGCCACTGCCGACTTGTTCGTTGGTATCTGGGCACCAGCACTCAAAAACGGTATTATCAAGTACGCATCGAAGGACGATGTTGGCGAGGTATTTGGTGCATTGGGCATGCTAATTCAGATCTCCAGCATCTTCTGTCCATTTGTCTTCCTAACTGTATTCAACAAAACCCTCACAACACGACCAcagcttgtttttgaaattgtcgCTGTCACACTGGTCACTGTATGTTTCCtgacgctgctgctgcgacCAGGACGGACCCGTCACAACAACCGCTACAAACACCGCAAGAACCTCATCCACAGCTGGCTCGACAGGCCCCACGAGACTGACAGTCTCTTGCGACGCGACAGCGCTTCGACCAGCTACAACACCTAGAGCTATTTATACCcctcttatttattttcataaAAGTTTTCCTGAGAGACTGGGGTCCGGggtgatgcctccggcggctggggcgctgccccagaccccgttgtgctcgcttcgcgagcgacgTGGGGACCCGGTATTGCAATTATCCTTCGCACCGAAAGTGTTAACTGCAATTAGCAAATTATCTTATATTTTTAAGTTTTTCAAGGCGACATATTGGCCGGCCGCCTGATATGAATAGCAATATATTGCGGCCCCACACCACCCTTACACCACCCACTCCCCACAATAACCACACACCACACCCCAATTACCCACAGGGCCCCCCGACtcaccgactcgagcgaagcgagaggagccacggggtctggggcgaagccccagccgccggaggcacacccgaCCCCGCCAAACaacccctccccctgcAGGACTGAGCGCCAGGGGTAATTTATGCCGCTAACTTTATTTGGGGACGACCCGCGCGGCCTGGATATGCACACGAAACACCCAATCTCAAACACGTCTCCGTTTCAAGCATAACCTGAACGCTAACGTTACACTTTTTAATCTCATCTGACATCAGACTGGTTCGAGCAAAGTCAATCTGGCATTAACATCTGGTATTTTTGTACCAACGAACAGGACAATCGAAACGGGTTCGACCACAATTTGCGACTTTTCACTTTTATAACCCGGAATTCTGGCGATAATCCTCTTGCGACCGGATACCTTGTCGTgtttacccctgaaaaactAGCCAGACATCAAAAGACGACGGTGGATCACGAGTATTGAACTTGAACGTGCCATTGTTGCCAAATTCACGCGACAATTACAGTGACGAGAAAAATAGAACAACCACAGAAAACGCAGAAATGATGGAACGAATTCCCTCGGCAGCACTGCTGCGACAGAAGCGGACTCAGAAGAAGGGCACCAAATTTACGCTCATGCTCGTGGGACCTCGCGGATCGGGCAAGACCACATTCATCAACACCCTCTGCGGCAGAGAAGTGGCTCCTTTAGAAGACCTCTCATTCGACGCCAGTGCGGCACACAACGAGCCCGGCATCAATTTCGAGCAAATCACAGAAGGTACGTATGgacgctgctgcctccggcggctggggccctgccccagaccccgtggctcctctcgctacgctcgagtcgttgcgagGGGGGCCCAGTAGCCTGGAAACTCGCTTGTGCCACAACCCctcgcaacgactcgagcgcagcgagaggagcagcggggtctggggcggagccccagccgccggaggcacacccttGTACCCTGAACAAGTGCTAACGTAGAACAGAGCTTCCGGACGAGGTCAATGGGTCGCTGAGTTTGAAGTTCATAGATACACCGGGATTTGGCGACAATATCGATAACACCATTTGTTTCAACGAGATCTTGAACTATGTCGAGAAGCAGTTTGACGACGTGCTGGCTGAAGAGTCGCGTATTCGACGTAACCCACGGTTCTCGGACAATAGAGTGCACGCattgatatattttattgttCCTACGGGCCACGGTTTGCGGGAAATGGACGTGGAATTCATGAAATTACTTGGCACCAAGGTCAATATTCTGCCAGTGCTGTCCAAAGCCGACTCTCTCACCCGAGACGAGCTCGAGTACAACAAAAAGCTTATTTTACAGGACATTGACCACCACAGCATTCCAGTATACCAATTCCCTACTGACGAGGAGGACGACTATGCGGACGACGGCAGGTTCGAGTCCGATAAACCGCCCTCTCCACTTCGAAACGCGCTTCCGTTTGCTATTGTAGGAGGATCTAAAGTAGTGACCGACAAAAGAGGTCGTCAGGTGCTTGTACGAGAGTATCCATGGGGTGTGATTGACGTTGAAGACCCCGAAGTATCGGATTTCCCTCTGCTGCGAGatctgctgttgtcaacCCACATGTCAGATCTCAAAGAGACTACATTCGACTATCTCTATGAAAACTACCGTACTGACAAGCTGTCCAACGAGATTCCTGGCGAGTCTGTAACAGCTACCACCTCGGACAACAACGGCCGACGTATTGTCAGTGCTGCCAGCAACGCCGATTCAGTTGCCAGCAACTCGTTCCTTGCCCGTGAAGAACAACTTCGActcgaagaagagaaattGCGATCCATCGAACAAAGAGTTCAGGACGAAATTGCCCAAAAGCGCATGGAACTGTTGCGTCGTGAGCAGGAACTCAAGGAACTAGAAGCCCGTCTCAGACGCGAGGCCAGCATAGCCGACTCCGGAGCCTCGAGCGTCAAAAGCGAGACAACCGCTTAGTCTAATGAGTACCTAATGAT from Sugiyamaella lignohabitans strain CBS 10342 chromosome D, complete sequence includes the following:
- the CDC11 gene encoding septin CDC11 (Component of the septin ring that is required for cytokinesis; septins are GTP-binding proteins that assemble into rod-like hetero-oligomers that can associate with other rods to form filaments; septin rings at the mother-bud neck act as scaffolds for recruiting cell division factors and as barriers to prevent diffusion of specific proteins between mother and daughter cells; GO_component: GO:0005619 - ascospore wall [Evidence IDA] [PMID 8636217]; GO_component: GO:0005935 - cellular bud neck [Evidence IEA]; GO_component: GO:0000144 - cellular bud neck septin ring [Evidence IDA] [PMID 1934633]; GO_component: GO:0005881 - cytoplasmic microtubule [Evidence IDA] [PMID 18826657]; GO_component: GO:0001400 - mating projection base [Evidence IDA] [PMID 8791410]; GO_component: GO:0043332 - mating projection tip [Evidence IDA] [PMID 19053807]; GO_component: GO:0072687 - meiotic spindle [Evidence IDA] [PMID 18826657]; GO_component: GO:0016020 - membrane [Evidence IEA,IEA]; GO_component: GO:0005628 - prospore membrane [Evidence IDA] [PMID 18826657]; GO_component: GO:0005628 - prospore membrane [Evidence IDA] [PMID 24390141]; GO_component: GO:0031105 - septin complex [Evidence IEA]; GO_component: GO:0031105 - septin complex [Evidence IDA] [PMID 18550837]; GO_component: GO:0031105 - septin complex [Evidence IPI] [PMID 9813094]; GO_component: GO:0032160 - septin filament array [Evidence IDA] [PMID 15282341]; GO_component: GO:0005876 - spindle microtubule [Evidence IDA] [PMID 18826657]; GO_function: GO:0005545 - 1-phosphatidylinositol binding [Evidence IDA] [PMID 12665577]; GO_function: GO:0005525 - GTP binding [Evidence IEA,IEA]; GO_function: GO:0005525 - GTP binding [Evidence IDA] [PMID 12665577]; GO_function: GO:0000166 - nucleotide binding [Evidence IEA]; GO_function: GO:0005198 - structural molecule activity [Evidence IDA] [PMID 18550837]; GO_process: GO:0007049 - cell cycle [Evidence IEA,IEA]; GO_process: GO:0051301 - cell division [Evidence IEA]; GO_process: GO:0030011 - maintenance of cell polarity [Evidence IC] [PMID 10882120]; GO_process: GO:0000281 - mitotic cytokinesis [Evidence IMP] [PMID 4950437]; GO_process: GO:0045860 - positive regulation of protein kinase activity [Evidence IDA] [PMID 14527412]); translated protein: MDVEFMKLLGTKVNILPVLSKADSLTRDELEYNKKLILQDIDHHSIPVYQFPTDEEDDYADDGRFESDKPPSPLRNALPFAIVGGSKVVTDKRGRQVLVREYPWGVIDVEDPEVSDFPLLRDLLLSTHMSDLKETTFDYLYENYRTDKLSNEIPGESVTATTSDNNGRRIVSAASNADSVASNSFLAREEQLRLEEEKLRSIEQRVQDEIAQKRMELLRREQELKELEARLRREASIADSGASSVKSETTA